From Solea senegalensis isolate Sse05_10M linkage group LG19, IFAPA_SoseM_1, whole genome shotgun sequence, the proteins below share one genomic window:
- the LOC122785416 gene encoding 3-mercaptopyruvate sulfurtransferase-like — protein MAAQVRALVSGQWLADAVRSNLVGPKLRILDSSWYLPKFKRDTKAEFAQQHIPGSLFFDIDECSDKSSAFDHMLPTCSDFSQYVGDLGIGNDTHVVVYDTSDFGSYSAPRVWWMFRLFGHNMVSVLDGGMKNWLVDGHPLTSECTTTPERREFKATMNPSWVKNYEDVLENIRSKQAQVVDARSAGRFRGIEPEPRDDTLPGHFPGAVNMPFTSFMDASGKELGTEGLSSLFREAGVDLERPLWVTCGSGVTACHVVLAAHLLGYSGLCVYDGSWAEWFKRAHPEHIISEGEKKKM, from the exons ATGGCGGCTCAGGTCCGTGCTCTGGTGTCCGGGCAGTGGCTTGCAGATGCCGTCAGGTCTAACCTCGTCGGACCCAAACTTCGCATCCTCGACTCTTCGTGGTATTTACCGAAGTTTAAGCGGGATACGAAAGCAGAATTTGCCCAGCAGCACATTCCGGGCTCGTTGTTTTTCGACATAGACGAATGTTCGGACAAGAGCTCAGCGTTCGATCACATGCTGCCAACTTGCAGCGACTTCTCTCAGTATGTCGGAGATCTGGGCATCGGGAACGACACGCACGTAGTTGTCTACGACACCAGCGACTTTGGCTCGTACAGTGCGCCGCGCGTGTGGTGGATGTTCCGGCTGTTCGGGCACAATATGGTGTCGGTGCTGGACGGTGGCATGAAGAACTGGCTCGTTGACGGTCACCCGCTGACCTCCGAGTGTACAACGACACCGGAGCGCAGAGAGTTCAAAGCCACGATGAACCCGTCGTGGGTGAAGAACTACGAAGACGTGCTGGAGAACATCCGGAGCAAGCAGGCCCAGGTTGTGGACGCTCGGTCAGCGGGAAGGTTCCGGGGGATTGAGCCGGAGCCCAGAGATG acacactgcCAGGCCATTTCCCCGGTGCAGTCAACATGCCCTTCACATCTTTCATGGACGCCTCTGGAAAGGAGCTGGGAACTGAAGGCCTGTCCAGCTTGTTCAGAGAGGCAGGAGTGGACCTGGAGCGTCCACTGTGGGTCACCTGTGGTTCCGGTGTGACAGCGTGCCATGTGGTTCTGGCCGCTCACCTGCTCGGGTACTCGGGTTTGTGCGTTTACGACGGCTCCTGGGCCGAGTGGTTCAAGAGGGCACATCCGGAACATATCATCtcagagggggagaaaaagaagatgTGA
- the LOC122785421 gene encoding medium-chain acyl-CoA ligase ACSF2, mitochondrial-like isoform X2: MSAPVSSSLLRSWANRLALVDGLKHSASLTSCSSTLILSRSLHVDSPPHKPSLTCSYVHGTSIVPLLSQTVAQSLDSTVQRWPDREAVVFLQDGIRKTFAQFQQDVDQAAAGLLALGLKRGDRLGVWGPNIYEWILFQFASAKAGIILVALNTAYQAKEVEFTLKKVQCKAVVCPTHFKSQMFCEMLREICPEINEATAGKIQSSRLPDLRTVIVTDSRQPGMLHVEDVMQAGESRHHKELMELQKKLSFDDPINIQFTSGTTGSPKGTVLSHHNIVNNAYFTGLRVGYASRPRVRVCVPVPMYHCFDSVLGGICMAVHGVTLVFPSSGYNINANLEAIHSEKCNFVHGTPTMFIDLLSQPDLHKYDLSSVESGIMAGSSCPPEIVRKLITDMNMTEIVIGYGTTENILTFLGFPQDNDELKINTTGCIMSHTEAKVVDPTTGVVVPLGESGEIMIRGPCVMHGYWDDPEKTREVISQDRWYRTGDTASLNSLGYCRIDGRMKDMIIRGGENIYPAEIEQFLYTHPKVQEVQVRVKPTRAKQGGWSER; this comes from the exons ATGTCAGCGCCGGTCTCCTCTTCACTGCTCAGATCATGGGCAAACAGACTCGCTTTGGTGGATGGACTTAAACACAGCGCGTCACTGACATCATGCAGCTCCACTTTGATCTT GTCCCGGTCACTCCATGTGGACAGTCCCCCTCACAAACCCTCTCTGACCTGCAGCTACGTCCACGGCACCTCCATCGTCCCTCTGCTCTCCCAGACCGTGGCTCAGAGCCTGGACAGCACAGTGCAGCGCTGGCCGGACCGTGAAGCTGTCGTCTTCCTGCAGGACGGCATCCGGAAAACCTTTGCACAGTTTCAGCAAGAT gTAGACCAGGCAGCAGCAGGTCTCCTTGCTCTGGGCCTGAAGCGAGGCGACCGACTGGGAGTTTGGGGACCCAACATTTACGAGTGGATCCTTTTCCAGTTTGCTTCAGCCAAGGCTGGGATTATACTG gttGCATTAAACACAGCCTATCAGGCGAAGGAAGTGgagtttactttaaaaaag GTCCAGTGTAAGGCAGTGGTCTGTCCTACTCACTTTAAAAGCCAGATGTTCTGTGAGATGCTGAGGGAGATCTGCCCAGAGATTAATGAGGCAACAGCTGGTAAGATCCAAAGCTCCAG GCTGCCAGACCTGCGTACGGTGATCGTGACGGACAGCAGACAGCCAGGGATGCTGCACGTGGAGGATGTGATGCAAGCAGGAGAGAGTCGACACCACAAAGAGCTGATGGAGCTACAGAAGAAGCTGTCCTTCGATGACCCCATCAATATTCAGTTCACATCG GGAACTACAGGAAGCCCAAAGGGAACAGTTCTTTCCCATCACAATATTGTCAATAATGCCTACTTTACAGGTCTTCGAGTGGGTTATGCATCAAGA CCCCGGGTGCGAGTGTGCGTCCCTGTGCCGATGTACCACTGCTTTGACTCAGTGCTTGGAGGGATTTGCATGGCAGTGCACGGTGTTACGCTCGTCTTTCCTAGTTCTGGCTACAACATTAATGCTAATTTGGAGGCCATTCACAGTGAAAA GTGCAATTTCGTCCACGGCACTCCCACAATGTTCATCGACTTGCTTAGCCAACCAGATTTACACAAGTATGACCTGTCATCGGTTGAATCTG GGATCATGGCAGGGTCTTCGTGTCCACCTGAGATTGTTAGAAAACTGATAACAGACATGAACATGACAGAGATAGTC ATAGGTTATGGAACCACAGAGAATATACTTACATTTCTGGGGTTTCCACAAGACAACGATGAACTGAAGATAAACACGACTGGATGCATCATGAGCCACACTGAG GCAAAAGTGGTGGACCCCACTACTGGGGTGGTTGTTCCTCTGGGAGAATCAGGAGAGATTATGATCAGAGGCCCCTGTGTCATGCACGGGTACTGGGACGATCCAGAAAAAACCAGAGAGGTCATTTCGCAAGATCGCTGGTACAGGACTGG GGACACAGCCAGCCTGAATAGTCTGGGATACTGCAGAATTGATGGACGTATGAAAGACATGATCATCCGTGGAGGGGAGAACATCTATCCTGCTGAGATAGAGCAGTTTCTATACACGCATCCCAAAGTGCAGGAGGTGCAGGTCAGAGTCAAACCCACTAGAGCAAAGCAAG GTGGTTGGAGTGAAAGATGA
- the LOC122785421 gene encoding medium-chain acyl-CoA ligase ACSF2, mitochondrial-like isoform X3, with protein sequence MSAPVSSSLLRSWANRLALVDGLKHSASLTSCSSTLILSRSLHVDSPPHKPSLTCSYVHGTSIVPLLSQTVAQSLDSTVQRWPDREAVVFLQDGIRKTFAQFQQDVDQAAAGLLALGLKRGDRLGVWGPNIYEWILFQFASAKAGIILVALNTAYQAKEVEFTLKKVQCKAVVCPTHFKSQMFCEMLREICPEINEATAGKIQSSRLPDLRTVIVTDSRQPGMLHVEDVMQAGESRHHKELMELQKKLSFDDPINIQFTSGTTGSPKGTVLSHHNIVNNAYFTGLRVGYASRPRVRVCVPVPMYHCFDSVLGGICMAVHGVTLVFPSSGYNINANLEAIHSEKCNFVHGTPTMFIDLLSQPDLHKYDLSSVESGIMAGSSCPPEIVRKLITDMNMTEIVIGYGTTENILTFLGFPQDNDELKINTTGCIMSHTEAKVVDPTTGVVVPLGESGEIMIRGPCVMHGYWDDPEKTREVISQDRWYRTGFLISKSHIM encoded by the exons ATGTCAGCGCCGGTCTCCTCTTCACTGCTCAGATCATGGGCAAACAGACTCGCTTTGGTGGATGGACTTAAACACAGCGCGTCACTGACATCATGCAGCTCCACTTTGATCTT GTCCCGGTCACTCCATGTGGACAGTCCCCCTCACAAACCCTCTCTGACCTGCAGCTACGTCCACGGCACCTCCATCGTCCCTCTGCTCTCCCAGACCGTGGCTCAGAGCCTGGACAGCACAGTGCAGCGCTGGCCGGACCGTGAAGCTGTCGTCTTCCTGCAGGACGGCATCCGGAAAACCTTTGCACAGTTTCAGCAAGAT gTAGACCAGGCAGCAGCAGGTCTCCTTGCTCTGGGCCTGAAGCGAGGCGACCGACTGGGAGTTTGGGGACCCAACATTTACGAGTGGATCCTTTTCCAGTTTGCTTCAGCCAAGGCTGGGATTATACTG gttGCATTAAACACAGCCTATCAGGCGAAGGAAGTGgagtttactttaaaaaag GTCCAGTGTAAGGCAGTGGTCTGTCCTACTCACTTTAAAAGCCAGATGTTCTGTGAGATGCTGAGGGAGATCTGCCCAGAGATTAATGAGGCAACAGCTGGTAAGATCCAAAGCTCCAG GCTGCCAGACCTGCGTACGGTGATCGTGACGGACAGCAGACAGCCAGGGATGCTGCACGTGGAGGATGTGATGCAAGCAGGAGAGAGTCGACACCACAAAGAGCTGATGGAGCTACAGAAGAAGCTGTCCTTCGATGACCCCATCAATATTCAGTTCACATCG GGAACTACAGGAAGCCCAAAGGGAACAGTTCTTTCCCATCACAATATTGTCAATAATGCCTACTTTACAGGTCTTCGAGTGGGTTATGCATCAAGA CCCCGGGTGCGAGTGTGCGTCCCTGTGCCGATGTACCACTGCTTTGACTCAGTGCTTGGAGGGATTTGCATGGCAGTGCACGGTGTTACGCTCGTCTTTCCTAGTTCTGGCTACAACATTAATGCTAATTTGGAGGCCATTCACAGTGAAAA GTGCAATTTCGTCCACGGCACTCCCACAATGTTCATCGACTTGCTTAGCCAACCAGATTTACACAAGTATGACCTGTCATCGGTTGAATCTG GGATCATGGCAGGGTCTTCGTGTCCACCTGAGATTGTTAGAAAACTGATAACAGACATGAACATGACAGAGATAGTC ATAGGTTATGGAACCACAGAGAATATACTTACATTTCTGGGGTTTCCACAAGACAACGATGAACTGAAGATAAACACGACTGGATGCATCATGAGCCACACTGAG GCAAAAGTGGTGGACCCCACTACTGGGGTGGTTGTTCCTCTGGGAGAATCAGGAGAGATTATGATCAGAGGCCCCTGTGTCATGCACGGGTACTGGGACGATCCAGAAAAAACCAGAGAGGTCATTTCGCAAGATCGCTGGTACAGGACTGG ATTTCTCATTTCAAAATCCCACattatgtga
- the LOC122785271 gene encoding uncharacterized protein LOC122785271 → MNLPDYPVPNLDVTLQEVSRVLQLTLSPDLYPEFKNVLDQQRELLQEAQQNLATRLADQENWVTHQFKKSLLSCDDPLPTSTALPVVLPPSKAKKSTQLERAAALLWAAAKLYCEPLLLEGDVPMERTQQSEVFAASRIPGRTQDQIMVYPDSLHAIITCVGGVFPVDILWRPSTGGPLTARPVIDIYNQLAQVMDEPSAGKQNDPSAICNLSALDRKTWAGIREQILGKGGEAAESLGLMECAVLTLCLEDQNAPSDVADILNLVRLGGGDSPCLRYYDKVVNLVVFKDGTAGMLYEHSALDGMVAVLVTERVYNLSETADLKLVQTAPENVNGSVTSNHFNSVSPTSLTFPLQGLNIPKSSPDVKTAHPVLTFDLPSYPDVFSTIRGHRGLYDAWINFSLQLSLRQTLGESAASHILVTPTHMRHYKHGRCDPTYSSTMNSQSTRVSSKTLKVVMVSPSYLRYFGGSADYLSCFAQVVGEQELWAVHLALHPQASLLSVARKRYAHLSASEGEISVDSNIPWGVDSLVTLVYLDGKYSLKTCNSRFLSNDGKLVKENTNATSFTLELKSGKLAFKDCEGKYLTPIGPTGTLRSGRCSKPGKDELFDLEESHPQVVFQAVNKRFVSVKQGVSISANQDAETDMETFQMEIDKENKKAMFRTNGGSYWTLVTHAEIQSTATEVEINTMFDIEWRGQRVALKASNGKYVCTKKNGQLSAVSDTVGDDELFLMKLINRPMLILHGENGFVCHHKNSNTLDANRSVYDIFSLIFNDGAYNVKSVNAKFWYISTSGFVCTDGDKPEDFFLEFLEHGRVAIKGSNGKYLRGDKGGTLMGDGTSVDASSLWEY, encoded by the exons ATGAACCTTCCTGACTATCCTGTTCCAAACTTAGATGTCACCTTGCAAGAAGTGAGTCGTGTCCTCCAGCTCACTTTGAGTCCTGACCTTTATCCTGAGTTCAAAAATGTGCTGGATCAGCAGAGGGAGCTCCTTCAAGAGGCCCAGCAGAATTTAGCAACTAGACTTGCAGACCAGGAGAACTGGGTAACACATCAGTTTAAGAAAAGCCTACTTTCGTGTGATGATCCCCTGCCAACTTCTACAGCCCTCCCTGTAGTACTTCCTCCATccaaagcaaagaaaagcaCCCAGCTGGAGAGGGCAGCTGCTCTACTATGGGCAGCGGCAAAACTGTACTGTGAGCCCTTGCTTCTGGAGGGTGATGTACCAATGGAGCGCACACAGCAGTCAGAGGTATTTGCTGCAAGTCGGATTCCTGGAAGGACTCAAGATCAAATCATG GTCTACCCTGATAGTCTACATGCCATCATCACCTGTGTTGGAGGAGTCTTCCCTGTTGACATACTCTGGCGTCCCAGCACCGGTGGGCCATTAACTGCGCGACCAGTCATTGACATCTACAACCAGCTGGCTCAGGTGATGGATGAACCCAGTGCAGGAAAACAGAATGATCCTTCAGCCATTTGCAACCTCTCAGCTCTGGACCGTAAAACCTGGGCTGGCATCAGGGAACAGATCCTGGGAAAAGGAGGGGAAGCAGCAGAGTCATTGGGGCTGATGGAATGTGCTGTGCTAACACTCTGCCTGGAAGACCAGAATGCCCCCTCTGATGTGGCTGATATCCTAAATTTAGTGAGGCTCGGGGGAGGAGACAGTCCATGTTTGAGATACTATGATAAg GTGGTAAACCTGGTGGTATTCAAGGATGGAACCGCTGGAATGTTATATGAGCACAGTGCATTGGATGGGATGGTAGCTGTGCTTGTGACTGAGCGTGTATATAATTTGTCTGAGACAGCCGACCTAAAACTAGTTCAGACTGCACCTGAAAATGTGAATGGGTCTGTCAcatcaaatcattttaattctgTCTCCCCAACTTCTCTAACATTCCCCTTGCAAGGTCTTAACATCCCAAAATCAAGCCCTGATGTAAAAACAGCTCACCCAGTTCTCACTTTTGATTTGCCCTCCTATCCTGACGTGTTTTCTACTATCAGAGGACATAGAGGCTTGTATGATGCCTGGATTAACTTCTCTTTGCAACTTTCTCTGAGGCAGACTCTTGGGGAATCTGCTGCCAGTCACATACTTGTTACACCTACTCATATGCGCCACTACAAACATGGTCGGTGTGATCCTACATACTCAAGCACCATGAATTCTCAAAG CACAAGAGTCTCatcaaaaacactaaaagtgGTCATGGTATCGCCCTCGTATCTACGCTACTTTGGAGGTTCTGCAGACTACCTGTCTTGCTTTGCCCAAGTCGTTGGGGAACAAGAGCTGTGGGCTGTCCATTTGGCTTTACACCCACAGGCCAGCCTGCTCAGTGTAGCACGTAAGCGCTATGCCCATCTGTCTGCCTCAGAAGGAGAGATCTCTGTGGACAGCAACATTCCCTGGGGAGTGGACTCCCTGGTCACCTTGGTATACCTGGATGGCAAGTACAGCCTAAAGACCTGCAACAGCCGTTTCCTCAGTAATGACGGCAAACTGGTGAAGGAGAACACTAACGCTACAAGCTTCACTCTGGAGTTGAAATCTGGCAAGCTGGCCTTTAAGGACTGTGAGGGGAAATATCTGACCCCCATAGGTCCCACAGGAACGCTGCGTTCTGGCCGATGCTCCAAGCCTGGAAAGGATGAGCTGTTTGATCTTGAGGAGAGTCACCCGCAAGTAGTTTTTCAAGCCGTCAATAAAAGATTTGTCTCGGTCAAGCAAG GAGTGAGTATTTCAGCCAATCAAGATGCGGAGACAGACATGGAGACCTTCCAGATGGAGATTGATAAGGAGAATAAAAAAGCTATGTTTAGGACCAATGGCGGATCCTACTGGACTCTGGTCACTCACGCCGAGATCCAGTCCACTGCCACAGAAGT AGAGATCAACACAATGTTTGACATTGAGTGGCGAGGACAGAGAGTGGCACTCAAGGCGAGTAATGGAAAATATGTGTGTACTAAGAAGAATGGGCAGCTCTCAGCAGTGAGCGATACAGTGG GCGATGATGAATTATTCCTGATGAAACTCATCAACCGCCCTATGCTGATCCTCCATGGAGAGAACGGCTTTGTGTGTCACCATAAGAACTCCAACACTCTCGACGCAAACCGATCCGTCTATGATATTTTCTCGCTGATCTTCAACGACGGCGCCTACAACGTAAAAA GTGTGAACGCAAAGTTCTGGTACATCTCGACCAGTGGCTTTGTGTGCACCGACGGAGACAAGCCAGAAGACTTTTTCCTCGAGTTCCTGGAACATGGACGCGTTGCCATCAAGGGTTCCAATGGCAAATACCTCCGTGGAGATAAGGGAGGCACACTTATGGGTGATGGTACATCTGTGGATGCATCTTCTCTTTGGGAGTACTGA
- the LOC122785421 gene encoding medium-chain acyl-CoA ligase ACSF2, mitochondrial-like isoform X1, translated as MSAPVSSSLLRSWANRLALVDGLKHSASLTSCSSTLILSRSLHVDSPPHKPSLTCSYVHGTSIVPLLSQTVAQSLDSTVQRWPDREAVVFLQDGIRKTFAQFQQDVDQAAAGLLALGLKRGDRLGVWGPNIYEWILFQFASAKAGIILVALNTAYQAKEVEFTLKKVQCKAVVCPTHFKSQMFCEMLREICPEINEATAGKIQSSRLPDLRTVIVTDSRQPGMLHVEDVMQAGESRHHKELMELQKKLSFDDPINIQFTSGTTGSPKGTVLSHHNIVNNAYFTGLRVGYASRPRVRVCVPVPMYHCFDSVLGGICMAVHGVTLVFPSSGYNINANLEAIHSEKCNFVHGTPTMFIDLLSQPDLHKYDLSSVESGIMAGSSCPPEIVRKLITDMNMTEIVIGYGTTENILTFLGFPQDNDELKINTTGCIMSHTEAKVVDPTTGVVVPLGESGEIMIRGPCVMHGYWDDPEKTREVISQDRWYRTGDTASLNSLGYCRIDGRMKDMIIRGGENIYPAEIEQFLYTHPKVQEVQVVGVKDERLGEQVCACIRLKEGQSCGAEEIRAFCK; from the exons ATGTCAGCGCCGGTCTCCTCTTCACTGCTCAGATCATGGGCAAACAGACTCGCTTTGGTGGATGGACTTAAACACAGCGCGTCACTGACATCATGCAGCTCCACTTTGATCTT GTCCCGGTCACTCCATGTGGACAGTCCCCCTCACAAACCCTCTCTGACCTGCAGCTACGTCCACGGCACCTCCATCGTCCCTCTGCTCTCCCAGACCGTGGCTCAGAGCCTGGACAGCACAGTGCAGCGCTGGCCGGACCGTGAAGCTGTCGTCTTCCTGCAGGACGGCATCCGGAAAACCTTTGCACAGTTTCAGCAAGAT gTAGACCAGGCAGCAGCAGGTCTCCTTGCTCTGGGCCTGAAGCGAGGCGACCGACTGGGAGTTTGGGGACCCAACATTTACGAGTGGATCCTTTTCCAGTTTGCTTCAGCCAAGGCTGGGATTATACTG gttGCATTAAACACAGCCTATCAGGCGAAGGAAGTGgagtttactttaaaaaag GTCCAGTGTAAGGCAGTGGTCTGTCCTACTCACTTTAAAAGCCAGATGTTCTGTGAGATGCTGAGGGAGATCTGCCCAGAGATTAATGAGGCAACAGCTGGTAAGATCCAAAGCTCCAG GCTGCCAGACCTGCGTACGGTGATCGTGACGGACAGCAGACAGCCAGGGATGCTGCACGTGGAGGATGTGATGCAAGCAGGAGAGAGTCGACACCACAAAGAGCTGATGGAGCTACAGAAGAAGCTGTCCTTCGATGACCCCATCAATATTCAGTTCACATCG GGAACTACAGGAAGCCCAAAGGGAACAGTTCTTTCCCATCACAATATTGTCAATAATGCCTACTTTACAGGTCTTCGAGTGGGTTATGCATCAAGA CCCCGGGTGCGAGTGTGCGTCCCTGTGCCGATGTACCACTGCTTTGACTCAGTGCTTGGAGGGATTTGCATGGCAGTGCACGGTGTTACGCTCGTCTTTCCTAGTTCTGGCTACAACATTAATGCTAATTTGGAGGCCATTCACAGTGAAAA GTGCAATTTCGTCCACGGCACTCCCACAATGTTCATCGACTTGCTTAGCCAACCAGATTTACACAAGTATGACCTGTCATCGGTTGAATCTG GGATCATGGCAGGGTCTTCGTGTCCACCTGAGATTGTTAGAAAACTGATAACAGACATGAACATGACAGAGATAGTC ATAGGTTATGGAACCACAGAGAATATACTTACATTTCTGGGGTTTCCACAAGACAACGATGAACTGAAGATAAACACGACTGGATGCATCATGAGCCACACTGAG GCAAAAGTGGTGGACCCCACTACTGGGGTGGTTGTTCCTCTGGGAGAATCAGGAGAGATTATGATCAGAGGCCCCTGTGTCATGCACGGGTACTGGGACGATCCAGAAAAAACCAGAGAGGTCATTTCGCAAGATCGCTGGTACAGGACTGG GGACACAGCCAGCCTGAATAGTCTGGGATACTGCAGAATTGATGGACGTATGAAAGACATGATCATCCGTGGAGGGGAGAACATCTATCCTGCTGAGATAGAGCAGTTTCTATACACGCATCCCAAAGTGCAGGAGGTGCAG GTGGTTGGAGTGAAAGATGAGAGGCTGGGTGAGCAGGTGTGTGCCTGCATCAGGCTGAAGGAGGGTCAGAGCTGCGGTGCAGAGGAGATTAGAGCGTTCTGCAAATGA
- the LOC122785424 gene encoding medium-chain acyl-CoA ligase ACSF2, mitochondrial-like has protein sequence MNSLGYCKIDGRIKDMIIRGGENIFPAEIEQFLYKHPKVQEVQVVGVKDERLGEQVCACIRLKEGQSCSAEEIRAFCKGQISHFKIPHYVMFVDSYPLTVSGKIKKNVLKQDMEKALGL, from the exons ATGAACAGTCTGGGTTACTGCAAAATTGATGGACGTATCAAAGACATGATCATCCGTGGAGGAGAGAACATCTTTCCTGCCGAGATAGAGCAATTTCTCTATAAACATCCCAAAGTGCAGGAGGTGCAG GTGGTTGGGGTGAAAGATGAGAGGCTGGGTGAGCAGGTGTGTGCCTGCATCAGGCTGAAGGAGggtcagagctgcagtgcaGAGGAGATTAGAGCGTTCTGcaaaggacag ATTTCTCATTTCAAAATCCCACattatgtgatgtttgtggacAGCTACCCCCTCACTGTCTCTGGAAAG aTCAAGAAAAATGTTCTAAAGCAGGATATGGAGAAGGCGTTGGGCCTTTAG